One window of Dyadobacter sandarakinus genomic DNA carries:
- a CDS encoding MFS transporter produces the protein MAQTINSSRLFNASCLAIITTAFSFSIRAGILPQLATEFGLTAEQLGFINSMFFFGFPISMVIGGIVYHSIGPKIIMQVAVVAHTVGILLTIYAGGYMGLLISTFFIGFGNGCTEAACNPMIADMYTSSKLNKMLGRFHMWFPGGIVIGSLISKFMTDAGASWQTQIWVLMIPTVIYAFLFFGQAFPRPKVEGVTSLAKNFQAMLTPLYIFIFCCMALTAITEFGPNQWVNVVLNSSGADPMLVLALTFGVMTLGRLFTGPVVDVVGQTGVLLGGAFLAAIGIYLFSTVTGPAAYLAAVIFGLGVCFNWPTVIGFVAQRVPLSGALGMSIIGGVGMLSTSIFQPFIGSWIDKAHAEYAAQGLSGSALELAAGQETLSTMLTFPIILIVLFSVLWFWAGNPKGGHVEETLVAEQPQL, from the coding sequence ATGGCTCAAACCATTAACAGCAGCAGACTTTTTAATGCCAGCTGTCTCGCGATTATCACCACAGCCTTTTCTTTCAGCATCAGGGCGGGTATCCTTCCCCAGCTTGCAACGGAATTCGGTCTGACCGCAGAGCAGCTGGGCTTTATCAACTCCATGTTCTTCTTTGGCTTCCCCATTTCGATGGTGATCGGTGGCATTGTTTACCACTCGATCGGGCCAAAAATCATCATGCAGGTTGCTGTTGTAGCGCATACCGTCGGTATTTTGCTGACCATCTATGCCGGCGGGTACATGGGACTTCTTATCTCGACATTCTTCATCGGTTTCGGTAACGGTTGTACAGAAGCGGCCTGTAACCCGATGATCGCCGATATGTACACCAGCAGCAAGCTGAACAAAATGCTTGGCCGGTTCCACATGTGGTTCCCGGGCGGTATTGTCATCGGAAGCCTTATATCCAAGTTTATGACCGATGCAGGAGCTTCGTGGCAGACACAAATCTGGGTGCTGATGATCCCTACGGTGATTTATGCATTCCTGTTCTTCGGTCAGGCTTTCCCAAGACCAAAAGTAGAAGGTGTTACTTCGCTGGCGAAAAACTTCCAGGCGATGCTTACTCCGCTTTATATCTTCATTTTCTGCTGCATGGCACTGACTGCGATTACGGAATTTGGTCCTAACCAGTGGGTGAACGTGGTATTGAACAGCAGTGGCGCAGATCCAATGCTTGTACTGGCGCTCACCTTTGGTGTAATGACATTAGGACGCCTCTTTACAGGTCCGGTTGTGGATGTAGTAGGTCAAACAGGTGTTCTGCTAGGCGGAGCGTTCCTGGCTGCCATTGGCATCTACCTTTTCAGCACCGTGACAGGCCCTGCCGCCTACCTGGCTGCCGTCATCTTCGGTTTGGGCGTATGTTTCAACTGGCCGACTGTAATTGGCTTCGTAGCACAGCGCGTTCCATTGAGCGGCGCTTTGGGGATGTCCATCATTGGTGGAGTAGGTATGCTTTCCACTTCGATCTTCCAGCCTTTCATTGGTAGCTGGATCGACAAGGCGCATGCGGAGTACGCTGCGCAGGGACTCAGCGGTTCTGCACTGGAATTGGCAGCTGGTCAGGAAACCTTGTCAACGATGCTTACTTTCCCCATTATCCTGATCGTATTGTTCTCAGTGCTTTGGTTCTGGGCAGGAAATCCGAAGGGCGGACATGTTGAAGAAACTCTGGTAGCAGAACAACCGCAGCTGTAA
- a CDS encoding Gfo/Idh/MocA family protein gives MGMVGGSLDAFIGGVHRRAAIMDGEIELVCGVFSSDPVKSKDTGKALYLPDHRVYGDYEEMIAKEKELPEGERMDFVAIVTPNHMHFGPTKLALENGFHVVCDKPITLNTEEAEEIVALVEKTGLVFCLTHNYTGYPMVKEAKNLIASGAIGEIRKVIVEYPQGWLATLVEVTGNKQAAWRTDPKRSGAAGGLGDIGTHAENLAEYITGLKITQVCADLTIFVEGRLLDDDANVLLRFNNGAKGILQNSQIANGEENDLNIRVYGETGGLQWKQLEPNTLIHKTNQGARIIRTGVGNLSKAAQVHTRIPAGHPEGYFEAFANLYRNFAIQLRAYWDGTKADPVYDFPTAQDGLRGMKFIDTVIASSNSDTKWTDFSA, from the coding sequence ATGGGCATGGTTGGAGGCTCCCTCGACGCATTTATCGGCGGGGTACACCGGCGTGCAGCGATCATGGACGGAGAAATAGAGCTTGTTTGCGGGGTATTCAGCTCCGATCCGGTCAAGTCGAAAGATACAGGTAAAGCGCTTTATCTTCCGGATCACCGGGTATACGGCGACTATGAGGAAATGATCGCAAAGGAGAAGGAACTGCCGGAGGGTGAGAGAATGGATTTTGTGGCCATTGTGACGCCCAATCACATGCACTTTGGACCTACTAAGCTTGCGCTGGAAAATGGATTTCATGTGGTTTGCGATAAACCGATCACGCTGAATACTGAAGAAGCCGAAGAGATCGTCGCGCTGGTTGAAAAAACAGGGCTGGTCTTTTGTCTTACCCATAATTACACCGGCTACCCGATGGTAAAGGAAGCCAAAAACCTGATTGCGTCAGGGGCGATCGGCGAGATACGGAAAGTCATTGTGGAATATCCGCAGGGCTGGCTCGCTACCCTGGTAGAGGTGACCGGCAACAAGCAGGCAGCCTGGCGTACCGATCCCAAGCGCTCCGGTGCTGCCGGCGGGCTGGGCGACATCGGTACACATGCCGAAAACCTGGCTGAATACATTACAGGATTGAAAATCACCCAGGTATGTGCCGATCTCACAATCTTCGTGGAAGGCCGCCTGCTGGACGATGATGCCAATGTGCTGCTGCGCTTCAATAATGGTGCAAAAGGTATCCTGCAAAACAGCCAGATTGCCAATGGGGAAGAAAACGACCTGAATATCCGCGTTTACGGCGAAACGGGCGGGCTGCAATGGAAACAGCTGGAACCTAATACTTTAATCCATAAGACTAACCAGGGCGCGCGCATTATCCGCACAGGTGTGGGCAATCTTTCCAAAGCCGCACAGGTGCATACCCGCATTCCTGCCGGTCACCCGGAGGGATATTTTGAAGCCTTTGCGAACCTTTACCGCAACTTCGCCATCCAGCTGCGTGCCTACTGGGATGGTACCAAAGCGGATCCCGTGTATGACTTCCCTACGGCCCAGGACGGCCTGAGAGGAATGAAGTTTATCGACACGGTGATCGCTTCCAGCAATTCGGACACGAAGTGGACGGATTTTTCAGCATAG